In a genomic window of Melopsittacus undulatus isolate bMelUnd1 chromosome 1, bMelUnd1.mat.Z, whole genome shotgun sequence:
- the GDAP1 gene encoding ganglioside-induced differentiation-associated protein 1: protein MAPLVLYHWTQSFSSQKVRLAIAEKALKCEEHDVNLPLSEHNEPWFMRLNSSGEVPVLIHGENIICEATQIIDYLEATFVDEGVPRLMPEEGSMYYPRVQHYRELLDSLPMDAYTHGCILHPELTVDSMIPAYATSRIRSQISNTESELKKLAEENPDLQDAYIAKQKRLKSKLLDHDNIKYLKKILDELEKVLDQVETELQRRNEETPEDGNQPWLCGDFFSLADISLAVTLHRLKFLGLARRNWGNGRRPNLEAYYERVLKRKAFCKVLGHVNNILISAVLPTAFRVAKKRAPRVLGTTLLVSVLAGMGYLAFMCLRKRFTNVILPFRTRHSYF, encoded by the exons ATGGCGCCGCTGGTGCTGTACCACTGGACGCAGTCCTTCTCCTCGCAGAAG GTGCGGTTGGCAATAGCCGAAAAAGCCCTCAAGTGCGAAGAACACGATGTAAACCTGCCACTGAGCGAGCACAACGAGCCGTGGTTCATGCGCTTGAATTCCTCTGGAGAAGTACCTGTCCTGATCCATGGAGAGAACATCATTTGTGAAGCAACACAGATCATTGATTACCTGGAAGCAACCTTTGTCGATG AGGGAGTACCAAGATTAATGCCAGAAGAAGGGAGCATGTATTATCCAAGGGTGCAGCACTATAGAGAGCTTTTAGACTCCTTGCCTATGGATGCCTACACACAtggctgcatcctgcatcccgaGTTAACCGTGGACTCCATGATTCCAGCCTATGCTACCAGCAGAATTCGTA GCCAAATAAGTAACACAGAATCAGAGTTGAAGAAACTTGCGGAAGAAAATCCAGACCTTCAAGATGCCTACATAGCAAAACAGAAGCGCCTTAAA TCTAAGCTGCTGGATCATGATAATATAAAATATctaaagaaaatactggatGAACTGGAAAAAGTTTTGGATCAGGTTGAGACTGAATTGCAGAGGCGAAATGAGGAAACACCAG AAGATGGAAATCAGCCTTGGCTCTGTGGTGATTTCTTCAGTCTGGCAGATATATCACTTGCTGTCACATTACATCGCCTGAAGTTTCTGGGATTAGCAAGAAGAAACTGGGGAAATGGAAGGCGGCCCAACTTGGAAGCCTACTATGAGCGTGTCCtgaagagaaaagcattttgcaaagTTTTAGGACATGTCAACAATATATTAATCTCAGCTGTGCTGCCAACAGCGTTTCGTGTGGCCAAGAAAAGAGCACCCAGGGTTCTCGGCACCACCCTGCTGGTCAGCGTGCTGGCAGGAATGGGTTATCTTGCTTTCATGTGTCTCCGAAAGAGGTTTACCAACGTGATACTACCATTTAGAACCAGGCACAGTTATTTTTAG